AATACTGCAGAAGTATTATCCGGTCTTATGGAAGGTGATGAAATAGTTATTGATGCAGGGCGTTATTTAATCATTACCTCTGCAGAAAAAACTCAGGAGTAGCCCGAATGACAACACCTAACGATCCAATTAAGCTCGGCATTTCAGGCTCAATAGCAAAGGCGTTTCAGCAAAGTGCCATCACCCCTTTATTGGCTATTTTAGGCTTATTACTCGGTCTTTTTGCGGTAATTATTACGCCCAAAGAAGAAGAGCCACAAATTGATGTCACTTTTGCAGATGTGTTTATTCCTTATCCTGGTGCCACGCCGACAGAAGTTGAAAACCAAGTCACCCTGCCAGCAGAACGCATTATTTCTGAAATAAAAGGCATTGATACCCTTTACTCTTTTTCCCAGCCAGATGGTGCGCTGATTATTACGATTTTTGACGTTGGTGTTCCCCGCGATGAAGCCGTGGTTAATTTGTATAATCAACTGTATTCAAATCGCGATAAATTTAATCATGCGGCGGGCATTGGCGAGCCATTAATCAAACCCCGAGGCATTGATGACGTACCAATAGTCGGGTTAACGCTTTGGTCTCAAGACTCAAACATCACCGCAGAGCAGTTAACCTTGGTTGCATCGGGCTTAGAAACCGAACTAAAACGGATACCGGGTACGCGTGAGATTTATAGCCAAGGTGGCCACGAAATGGTGTTAAATGTGCGAATTGATCCTGTCAAAATGAACAGTTTCGGCGTAACGTTTAACGATATCAGTGCCGCTTTACAAGATAACAACCAGCTGTCAACACTCGGTTCGATGACACAGTTTAACCAAGAAATAAAACTGCAAACCGGGCAGTTTTTACGTTCACTTGATGATGTCAATAATTTGCTAATTAAAGTCAATCAGCCCGAGTCTATAACGGATAGAAGTTCATTTCCCCGTGCAGTGTATTTATCCGATATCGCCAATGTAAGCCTTAAAAGTGATATTCCAAAACAGCACGTATGGCATGTCACCGATAAAGGAACTTACCCAGCAGTTACTATCGCAATAGGAAAACAGGCCGGCACCAATGCTGTCGATATTGCTGATGCAGTGTTAGCTAAAATCGATGCTGTCGATAACGTCCTTATTCCTAATAATATCAATGTCGCTATCTCTCGCAACTACGGTAAAACGGCTGGCGATAAATCAAACACACTTATTTTTAAATTGATTTTTGCTACCTCGGCAGTGGTCCTGTTAGTGTTATTCACCATGGGAGTTCGAGAGTCAGCCGTTGTGGGCGTAGCCATTATCATAACCTTGGCCATTACCTTATTTGCATCTTGGGCGTGGGGATTTACCCTCAACCGTATTTCATTATTTGCGCTTATTTTCTCCATTGGCATCTTAGTTGATGATGCTATCGTCGTTGTAGAGAACATTCATAGGCATATGGCGATAAGTGATAAACCCATTAGCGAGCTTATCCCTCATGCCGTAGATGAAGTTGGTGGGCCAACCATATTAGCCACCTTTACCGTTATCGCGGCCCTATTACCAATGGCATTCGTATCAGGGCTGATGGGACCATACATGAGCCCTATTCCGATTAATGCCAGTATGGGAATGATTATTTCGTTATTAATCGCCTTTATCATGACCCCATGGTTAAGTAATAAGTTATTAAAACCACATAAAAAACCATCTAAATCAAATAATGCCGCCACTAAACTGGGTATAGCCGTAGAAGATGACAATCGATTAACCCGTTTATTTACAAAAATAATGAGCCCTTTTTTAATTGGCGAGCATGCCTCAAAAGCGCGTAAAGGTTTGGCTTTAAGTATTACATTATTAATTGCCATTGCTATTGCCTTGCCGGTGATGCAAGCGGTGATATTGAAAATGCTGCCATTTGATAATAAGTCAGAGTTTCAAGTGATGGTCGATATGCCAGAAGGCACGCCAGTAGAGCAAACTCAAAGAGTACTGCAAGATCTCAGTCAATATCTCACCACGGTTGAAGAAATTGAACATTTACAGTTATACGCAGGAACTCATGCTCCGATGAATTTTAATGGTTTAGTTCGACATTATTTTTTACGCAGCAGCCAAGAGTTAGGTGAGATCCAAGTCAACCTGGTGGATAAGAAACATCGCGACCGCGACAGTCACACCATTGCATCATCTGTACGTGAGCCATTACAACAAATTGGCTTGCGCTATAACGCGAATATTAAGATTGTTGAAGTCCCTCCTGGACCACCTGTTTGGTCACCCATCGTTGCTGAGGTTTATGCGCCTAACACCGAGTTACGTGAACAAGCAGCCAATGACTTATTGCAACGTTTCAGAGATACCGAATACGTTGTTGATATGGATATATATTTGCCTGCACAACAACAAAAGTGGCAAGTGATTATTGACCGCAATAAAGCCAGCCTGTTAGGGATTTCATACACCAGAATCGTCGATACGATTAGCACTGCTGTTGACGGTAAGGATGTGAGTTATTTACATCAAGCGCAATTAGCGCATCCCACACCGATTAGAGTACAACTCGATGAAGCGGCAAAAGTAGACTTAACGCAAGTGCTGTTATTACGCCTACCAACACAATGGGGTAAAACAGTGCAATTAACAGAACTTGTTACGATAAAACAGCAAGTTATTGATGCGCCAATCATCCACAAAAATATGGTTCCCATGATCATGGTGATTGCCGATATGGCAGGGCCAACAGGCAGCCCTCTGTATGGTATGTTTGATATGGTGAGCCAAATTAATCAGCAAAATGAACAAGGTGACTCAAGTTATCCGATTCAGCAAAATCTGGTTAATCAGCCAGACGGATTAACTGACGTATCTATCTTATGGGATGGTGAATGGAAAATCACTTATGAAACCTTCCGCGATATGGGCATTGCGTATGCGGTAGGTATGATTGCGATTTACTTACTGGTAGTAGGTCAATTTAAATCTTATATCGTACCGTTAATTATTATGGCGCCCATTCCGTTAACCATCATTGGTGTTATGCCAGGACATGCTTTGTTAGGCGCTCAATTCACGGCCCCATCGATGATAGGCATGATTGCACTGGCGGGCATTATTGTCCGGAACTCTATTTTACTGGTAGATTTTATTAATCAACAAACAGCTGCAGGCGTGCCACTAGAGCAAGCGGTTATTCATTCAGGCGCAGTACGAGCAAAGCCAATTATGTTAACAGCATTAGCGGCGATAATTGGCGCATTATTCATTATTGATGACCCTATTTTTAACGGCTTAGCCATCAGTTTAATATTTGGGATTTTTATCTCAACAATTCTAACCTTAGTAGTGATTCCGGTGTTGTATTTTTCAGTGATGAAACATAAACATCTGTAAATAGTATTATTAACTGGGCAATGCCCAATAAGGAGCAAAACATGTCATTAGAAAGAAGTATTATTGCCTTTGGCGGCTTTATGGTTTTACTATCAATAGTGTTAACCGCAACAGTAAGCCCACATTTTGTCTGGCTAACTGTATTTGTAGGCGCTAATCTATTTCAAAGTGCATTCACCGGCTTTTGCCCTGCTGCGATGGTAATGAAAAAATTAGGCATCAAAACGGCAGCAGAAATAGCCTTAAGTAAATAACAAGGAAATTATCGTGTTTAAAAAATCTATGCTGTTGTCTGTTCAATCTATTTTGGCGCTATTGGTTTTATTAACGGCATCATTAATGCCTACGTGGGCAGCAGAACAAAATGCCAGTGTTGCATGGGAAAAAATAGACCGCGGTGTGATGTTAATCGATGTGCGCACTGCCGAAGAGTTTGCTGCGGGACATATTGACGGTGCAATTAATATCCCATTCGAGAACATTGTATCTGAGTTAGCAAAACGTAATATCACTAAAGACTCTGAAGTGGTCCTATATTGTCGCAGCGGTAACCGTAGTGGTGTAGCACAGGAATCATTAGTTAAACAAGGTTACAGCAACACGTATAATGCAGGTGGTTTTGATAATATAATATCAGCACGATAATCTTTCAAAAAATAAAATCACAGGCTTAAGTTTGTGATTTTATTTTAATAACTCAACAGTTCAAAAATCAACCACTTCATTGTCGCTAAGGCATTATCCCATTTTAATATCGTTCATCCGCCCTTCGTAAACGATTACTTACACTCAGCATTAGCTAATTATTTATTAGCATAAACAACTTCATTTATTCACTTCCATGTTAAGCGCTTACATTTTGTTAACCCGGCTAAACATAACCAAATAAGGTTCGTAGCACCAACTCCGCATCGACTTTAAATTCACAAATAAAACATAAAAATTCACTTAAGTATCATAAAAAGTACTTGTACACCTAAAGGGTCGATTAACAATCTATTTACATTATATAAAAATATGGTTACCTTTTAATCAGATAGGCAAAATAAGCTTATCATAATACATAATTATGAAAGACATTACGTCACCCTGAATAACATGGAAGATAATATGAAAAAGCATAAAAACCCAGCTGTCGTGCTTAGCATGACAGCTCTGGCCTTAGCCATTTCAACTCAAGTCAATGCAGCTCCTACTCCTTTTCAGCTGTCTGCAACCAACCAACAAATAGAACAACAATCTCCGTTGCCTAAACGTTATATCGTTAAATTTAGAAATGATAACGCAGCGCAAACCTTCAGTAGTAGTTCTGCAATACAAAATATCGATGTTGAATCAGAGACAAATAGTATGTCTTATGAGCCTCGCTCAAATGAAATATTCAGCCAATTTCGTGCCTTGAACAGCGTAAAAGCACGAGAAATGAAACGTGTTGGTCGCAGCAATAGTTACTCAGTAAAACTGGACTCACCTTCTATTAAAGCATTACGTTTACGTCAAGACGTTGAGTATGTAGAGGAAGATTTACCCCGTAGACTGCTCGCAGAAACAACACCTTGGGGACAAACTTTTGTTGGCGCAACAGTACTGAGCGACAGCCAAGCGGGTAATCGCACAATTTGTATTATTGACTCTGGTTACGACCGTAGCCATAACGATTTAAATGCAAACAACGTCACAGGAACCAATAACTCAGGTACTGGTAACTGGTATCAGCCAGGTAACAACAATGCCCATGGAACTCATGTGGCAGGTACTATTGCAGCTATTGCAAATAATGAGGGTGTGGTCGGGGTTATGCCTAACCAGAATGCCAATATTCATGTGGTAAAAGTGTTTAACGAAGCAGGATGGGGCTACTCATCATCACTGGTAGCCGCTATCGATACTTGTGTTAATTCAGGTGGTGCAAATGTAGTGACCATGAGTTTGGGGGGCAGTGGTTCAACCACAACCGAGCGCAATGCATTAAATACTCACTATAACAATGGTGTGTTATTAATTGCAGCAGCAGGTAATGCTGGAGACAGTTCTTATAGCTATCCGGCTTCTTATGACAGTGTCATGTCGGTTGCTGCGGTTGATAGTAACCTCGATCATGCCGCATTTTCACAATACACAGACCAAGTTGAGATTTCGGGCCCCGGTGAAGCAATTCTGTCAACGGTGACAGTGGGTGAAGGACGTTTAGCCGATATAACTATTGGTGGTCAGTCGTATTTTAATAATGGTGTAGTACCACATAATCGCCTGACAACATCAGGAACCAGTTATGCTCCAGCCCCTATCAATGCTAGTGCAACAGGTACATTAGCTGAATGTACCGTCAATGGAACCCGTTTTTCATGTGGCAGTATGGCTAATAAGATTTGTCTTGTTGAGCGTGTAGGTAACCAAGGATCAAGCTATCCTGAAATTAACGCTGCTAAAGCATGTAAAACCGCAGGGGCTAAAGGTATTATTGTTTACAGTAATACTGCTCTTCCTGGGTTACAAAATCCATTCCTAGTCGATGCTAACAGTGAAATTACTGTTCCTTCAATGTCAGTGGATAGAGCAACAGGACTTGCACTTAAAGCTAAGTTAGGTCAATCAACCACTGTAAGTAATCAAGGTAACCGAGATTATGAATATTATAATGGTACTTCAATGGCCACACCGCATGTTTCAGGAGTTGCCACATTAGTATGGAGTTACCATCCTGAATGTAGCGCAAGCCAAGTTCGTGCTGCACTTAACGCCACTGCAGATGACTTGAGCATTGCAGGCCGCGATAACCAAACAGGTTTCGGGATGGTGAATGCAACAGCAGCAAAGGCTTACCTAGATGAATCATGTACTGGCCCAACAGATCCAGGTACTGGCTCTGGTGACAGCGTACTTGAAAAAGGCGTGGTGAAAACCGGTTTGGCTGGCGTAAAAAGTGATGAGCTATATTTTTCGTTAGACGTACCTGCTGGCGCAAAAGACTTAAGCTTCACCATGAGTGGCGGTACAGGCGATGCTGACTTGTATGTGCAATATGGGGCATCACCTACTAGCAGCAGTTACGACTGTCGTCCTTGGAAAAGTGGTAATGCGGAATCTTGTCCCATTGCTACACCACAATCTGGTACTTATTATGTAATGGTACAGGGCTATAGTGCCTTTAATAGCGTCAATTTAGTAGCTAACTACAGCGCAAGCAGTACAAGTGGTGGCAATACAGGTGGCCCAGCTAGTTACAGCAATACTGGTAATTATACGATTCCAGATAATAATACCAGTGGCATTACCAGCCCTATCACCGTTAGCCGTACTGGCGATTCAGCAACAGTATCGGTATCTATCGGTATTATTCATACTTATATCGGTGATTTAAAAATCCAGTTAGTGAGTCCTACAGGTCAAACTGTTGTACTACATAACAACACTGGTGGTGGAACCGATAACTTAACCAAGACTTATACTGCAAATATGACTGGTGTCGAGTCTAGCGGAGTATGGACATTGAAAGCCGTTGATAATGCCCGACAAGATACTGGTTATATTGATACTTGGAGTTTAAGCTTTCAGTAATACTCTGTAGCCAAATACAAAAATAGCCACATAATTGTGGCTATTTTTTATACTTTTATCATGAAATTCTACACATTAAAAATGAGGCTGTGGGGTTTGCAATACCGCTGGCTGCTGAGTATTAGCAATAACCTTAAATATTGATGCAAATGAGTTTGGAGTACTAACATCAACAGCAAGCTTTAATCGTCTGGCAATATCATTAGCAGATAATACACCACGGATAGCATGATTTTGACGATCAACGACTAAACAATGTTGCTGGCCTGCTGATTGTAATGTCTCAATCACATCACCAATACGAGCATAAGTTAAATCTTCAAAATCAATCGCTTTAAGGTCTTCTTTAGGGATCATAAAATCAGCAACACTTAAATGATCACGCTGATGCCCAGCTGCGACACGTTTTAATATCTCTTGATTATGTAAAGACTCAAAACTGATTAAGCCCATGAATTGATCTTTATGATCTATCACTAATTTAAGACGTACATGCGACTTCTGCATTAAGTGTTCAACCTTAACCGCCGATGTGCTCGATTCAATAACCATAGGTGTCACTTTCTTAAAATCAGTAAACACGTTTAGGGCAGAAGACAATACAGATATGTCTTCATGAGCTTCAGGTGAAGTTAATTCATCAATTTTTTCTACTGGGTATAGGGCTAATTTTTTCACAATAACATCCTTAATCAACAACCATCGCAAAACCAAAACACCATAATTATCAAATACTTATATATTTACGTAGTGTTCATTAGATGAATCAATTATCTGCCTGTGTTTTTATTAGTACAAGACCCATTTGATTAAACTTAATTAATTTTCACTAAATTAAGGTTCAATTCACATTGCTATGAATGAAAGCATGCTAGCTGCTAATATTACGTGATCTCGATCACTTTAAGCTTTCGGGTTCGATTAATACGCTATTATTTGCATCAGAAAACCACACTTGCCCTTCGCTGAGACTAACTTGCAATGCCATGTTACGATTAACAAATACTTCCAACTGTTTGATCGCATCTTCAGGGAAATTAATTACACTCAAATTATCGTAACGAGCAAAAGCTTGTTGGTTTTGTTGCCACCAAATAGGCACACTCCGGCCACCATAAGTATACAAAATAACTTGTTTTGATCGACCACAAGCTTTCCTGAGCCACTTTTCATCTGCTTGGCCAAATTCAACCCAAAGATCGATTTCACCACTCAGACTTTTATCCCAAAGTTCTGCTTCGTCATCAACGCACAATCCTTTACTGAACACTAATGTTTCCGATGCATTTATGGCAAATGCTAGTAAACGAACCATCATGCGCGTATCCGTTTCGGATGGGTGCTGGGCTAAAGTAAATTGATGATCGGCATAATAATGACGATCCATATCTGCTATCTGCAAAGAGACTTTAAAAACGGTAGCTTTAGCGGCCATGGAAGATTCCAATCAATATAAAAAAACCGAGTCTACTACAAAGTAGACTCGGCATAATAAAATATCATCTTTAAGGTGTTAAATAGCACCAGGTCGTAGATGTTTTGCCATTGGGAAATGTGCACCAAACTGACTGATTTTAGCTAATGAAGACACAATTAATATACGACTACCATGTTCATATTGCTGTGTAATATCACTTAATAATGGCACTATTTCTCTGCTTGCATCGCGCCTTAATAATTCATTAATCTCGCCATCGAGCGGGTTATCACTGTAAACCACATCTAAAGTCTGTAACAAAGGCATTGCAGCAATGGGCAATAAATGCGCCGGTGTATCTTCAATTAAGAGAGTAATGTCACCTTTAACACTCAAGTTATCAAAAGCATCAAGGTAATGCTGCTCAGTTAACCGATCAAATTTATCTTGGTTTATGGTAAAAAACCGTTCCCAAAATAAACGTCTATCTTTACTCGCAAGTAATTTATGTTGTACTTCTTCCCGTTTACTGGCAACAAAATCAAATAATGGCGCTAACGATGGCGGAAGCATGGTTTCAAGCCGAGAACGAATCGTTCGAGCAAAAACTGGGGCTGCACCAGCAGTACTTATCGCAACCACCAATCTGCCTCTATCGACAATTGAAGGCGTAATAAACCGGCAAAATTTAGGGTTGTCGACCACATTAACCCAAATGCCACGCTCAGTGGCCAATTCTGCAAAATCCATATTCAACTGCTCATCGGCAGTGGCAAGGTAAATGATATCGACATTGGCAATATCATCACTGCACACTTCGCGGCGAGAAAGCTGGATCCGACCTTGAGAATGATATTTTTCAATATCACTCGCTACTACAGGTGCAATGACGTGAATATTAGCATCAGTGCGTGACAATAAATCAAGTTTACGCGTAGCGACTTCACCAGCGCCAACCAATAACACCTGTAGACCTTGAGTATCAACAAACAACGGAAAATATTGCATTATCTACTCAGTCTTGAATAATAGGAAATTGATGTTGTATCCATGCGCGGTATCCACCGACCATGGAAGCTACTTGCATGTATCCCATAAGCTGTAAATTGTAAGCTGATAATGCAGCTCGCTGACCTGCGCCGCAATAAAGCAATAATGGGGTATTTTTGTCAGGAAAACGATGTTCTATATCACGCTCAATAATGCCACGGCTTAGGTGCTTTGCTTTGGGTAGATGTCCTTGCAACCACTCATTATCTTCTCGTACATCGATTAATTGCCATTGGTCTTGTTGTTGATATTGTTCAATGGTTAATAAGCTGACATGAGGCATTACAGAATCAACTAAACTGGCGAATGCTGGGGATGCTTGCATAGCGTTTCCTAAATTTGGTGAATCACTCATTGGTGATAAATTAGCACTAAATACGTGATAAACCTTAAAGTGGTTTATCACGCCTTCGATAAAAACCTTATACGAGTAGTTATTCGTTATGCATTTCACTTCGTTGAGAACTACATTGCCAGCACAACTCAAAACTACCTTCGTTGATTTCATGACATTGAACACATTGCCATTGAGGCTTTTCGATATCGAGTGAATCAAGTAAAGTTTGAGCAGCTACAAGTTGACTATCTGCAACCCATAACTCAACTGTCTGCATTTCAATAGGCAACCCCCCTACACCGCCAATGAGCGCTTCACCTTTAAGATCGACATCTATCCCGCTCGTTTCCAGTAGCCCTTTCCATGTATGAGCCTGTAGTAAATTACCACCGGCCAATAATACTTTTCGTTGTTCCATACGTTATCCTACTGTATTGCTCTTGCTGGCAAATGTATTTTATCCTACTGCCTCAGCAGAAATCTGTCGAGTCTTGTTTGTGAACTATAGACCGATGCCAATTCGTATCAACTAATGAGGTCTAGCGACCTATTAGACCAATTGGACAAGTGAGACATTTAGCATAAACAATTAATATGTTAACTTTATAGCCGTCATCTGTACTCAATAACATCATTAACATCATTAACATCATTAACAGGAGTCTACATGACAAAAATAGTCTTAAAAGGAGTATTTCAAATCACCACTTGGAATGAATCAGCTTATGCAGAACACATGGATAGTAGCAAGCAAACAATAGCCGAGATTACCCAAACATATTCTGGCGACATTAGTGGTTCGGCTAAAACTCGCTATGTCATGTCGTATCAAAAAGATGGCGCTGCAGTATTTGTAGGGATAGAACACTTAACCATTAGCACGCCTGAAATTGCCGGCACCATAGTGCTACAACATAGTGGCCGATATTCACAAGGTATTGCACAAAGTCAATTCAGTATTATTGAAGGATCTGGTACCGACAACCTAACTGAGTATATCGGTCATGGGGAGTTTATTTCTACCGAAAAAGGCCAAGCGGAATATATTATTACATTCACTCTAGTTTAATAGTAACGCTTAATGAGGTTACGACAGTACCTTCAATCATCAGGGACTAAGTGAGACTCGTTTCTTCATTATAAATTGATACATTATAGGTAACCGATGATTCAAATTGGGATTTAACAGATTTGCCTATAGCAAGCTATTTTAACCTGTATTGACTGATAATAACGAATGCTTCATTGTGAATACCTCTTTAGTAGCATTAAAGAATAAGTTAATACTCACTATCTTTGTTGCTGCACAATAAACTGTAAATAAAAGCATTTTATTTACAGAATTATCGCCAATTTATACATAAAACAGATAAACGGCTCATATGCTTAATTGTTAAAAATCAACATTTACTCTACACTCTAAACCCAATATGAGACCGAGTATATTACTTAAAAATATGCAACTCTCTCTCATTTAACCTCATATTAACTTTCTATTTACTGATTAAGAGTCCATACAATGCGGATATCAAAAGTAATCTTACTTATTTTAGGCTGTTTAGTAGGATTATATCTTTTAGTTATATTAACGCTAAATCAAAGTTTACATGCATTTAACCGCGACAACACTAACGTCAACTTACAACAGCTAGAGCAAAGTAGTGTTACCCCGTTAGTTAATCATTGGGCTAGTTTGTTACTAAATTATCAAGTAGTTAGTGACAATCAAGATACATATGCGGTGATATCTAAAAATGGCAATCAAATTAGAGTCGTTAGCATCGATGATATAATCAATAATATGATGCTATTTAGCAATTTACCGCTGCTTCTTTTGGGACTCTTTACTATTACAGTGCCGATATACATCAATCGCCGCCATCAAAAAACAACCATAAGATCACTAGAAGTATTAAACGATGAAACCAATAGACTATTAGCCTCATTTAACATCAGTCTGCCTAAAATAGAACAACAAAATGTTATTTCAAAACTGAGTTTTGCTCTCGTTGAGCTTAATAAACAGATTAATGAGCAACATCACAAAACATTTATTAGTCAAAGCCAAGATAAACTCACAGGATTGATTGATCGCCATGCTTATTTGCATCACCTACAAACTCAACTTGAACAAGCTCAAAAATTAAATAAAAGACAAGCTCTGCTTTTTATCGACCTTGATGGTTTTAAACAAGTTAATGACTCATTCGGTCACAGTTTTGGTGATGAAGTCCTTGTCCAAGTAGCACAAAGATTAAAAACCGTGGTCAGGAATCAAAATTTAAGTCATTTTGCGCCAACACTAGGGTTAGAGCTGAGCTTATCTAGACTCGGAGGTGATGAATTTTCAATCTTTATCGAAAACCTTGAAGATGAAAATTTACCTATTGAAGTCGCAAAAAATGTCTTACAAGAAATTGAAGGTGATTTTTTATTGGGCAATAAGTTAATTAAAATCGGCGCTAGTATTGGTATTGCGGTATATCCAGATAGTGCAGCAAATCCCAATACATTATTACAAATGGCCGATGTTGCTATGTACCGTGCAAAAACAGATGGTAGAGGTATATACCGCGTTTATTCGCCTGAAATGGGCAATAAAATGCGTCGTTATCACTATTTACTCGAAGAAATTCGTCTCGCGATGGCCAGTCAAAACTTCACATTATCATTTCAACCCATTGTTAATGTTAATGACTTTAGTATTGATTATTTTGAATGTCTAATCCGTTGGAACCATCCAATTGAAGGTTCTATATCACCAGCTGAATTTATTCCGATCGCAGAAGACTCTAATTTAATTTTAGAGCTCGGCAATTGGATATTATTGGAAGCCTGCCGTCAAATGGCTGCTTGGTATAATGCTGGAATGAATAAAGTCAGAATTTCAGTCAATATTTCTGGGGTGCAATTAGCTCATATACCTCTGCATGATTGGGTAATGAATACCTTAAATAAGGTCGGTTTA
This region of Shewanella livingstonensis genomic DNA includes:
- a CDS encoding efflux RND transporter permease subunit — its product is MTTPNDPIKLGISGSIAKAFQQSAITPLLAILGLLLGLFAVIITPKEEEPQIDVTFADVFIPYPGATPTEVENQVTLPAERIISEIKGIDTLYSFSQPDGALIITIFDVGVPRDEAVVNLYNQLYSNRDKFNHAAGIGEPLIKPRGIDDVPIVGLTLWSQDSNITAEQLTLVASGLETELKRIPGTREIYSQGGHEMVLNVRIDPVKMNSFGVTFNDISAALQDNNQLSTLGSMTQFNQEIKLQTGQFLRSLDDVNNLLIKVNQPESITDRSSFPRAVYLSDIANVSLKSDIPKQHVWHVTDKGTYPAVTIAIGKQAGTNAVDIADAVLAKIDAVDNVLIPNNINVAISRNYGKTAGDKSNTLIFKLIFATSAVVLLVLFTMGVRESAVVGVAIIITLAITLFASWAWGFTLNRISLFALIFSIGILVDDAIVVVENIHRHMAISDKPISELIPHAVDEVGGPTILATFTVIAALLPMAFVSGLMGPYMSPIPINASMGMIISLLIAFIMTPWLSNKLLKPHKKPSKSNNAATKLGIAVEDDNRLTRLFTKIMSPFLIGEHASKARKGLALSITLLIAIAIALPVMQAVILKMLPFDNKSEFQVMVDMPEGTPVEQTQRVLQDLSQYLTTVEEIEHLQLYAGTHAPMNFNGLVRHYFLRSSQELGEIQVNLVDKKHRDRDSHTIASSVREPLQQIGLRYNANIKIVEVPPGPPVWSPIVAEVYAPNTELREQAANDLLQRFRDTEYVVDMDIYLPAQQQKWQVIIDRNKASLLGISYTRIVDTISTAVDGKDVSYLHQAQLAHPTPIRVQLDEAAKVDLTQVLLLRLPTQWGKTVQLTELVTIKQQVIDAPIIHKNMVPMIMVIADMAGPTGSPLYGMFDMVSQINQQNEQGDSSYPIQQNLVNQPDGLTDVSILWDGEWKITYETFRDMGIAYAVGMIAIYLLVVGQFKSYIVPLIIMAPIPLTIIGVMPGHALLGAQFTAPSMIGMIALAGIIVRNSILLVDFINQQTAAGVPLEQAVIHSGAVRAKPIMLTALAAIIGALFIIDDPIFNGLAISLIFGIFISTILTLVVIPVLYFSVMKHKHL
- a CDS encoding rhodanese-like domain-containing protein; protein product: MFKKSMLLSVQSILALLVLLTASLMPTWAAEQNASVAWEKIDRGVMLIDVRTAEEFAAGHIDGAINIPFENIVSELAKRNITKDSEVVLYCRSGNRSGVAQESLVKQGYSNTYNAGGFDNIISAR
- a CDS encoding rhodanese-like domain-containing protein yields the protein MQASPAFASLVDSVMPHVSLLTIEQYQQQDQWQLIDVREDNEWLQGHLPKAKHLSRGIIERDIEHRFPDKNTPLLLYCGAGQRAALSAYNLQLMGYMQVASMVGGYRAWIQHQFPIIQD
- a CDS encoding CBS domain-containing protein is translated as MKKLALYPVEKIDELTSPEAHEDISVLSSALNVFTDFKKVTPMVIESSTSAVKVEHLMQKSHVRLKLVIDHKDQFMGLISFESLHNQEILKRVAAGHQRDHLSVADFMIPKEDLKAIDFEDLTYARIGDVIETLQSAGQQHCLVVDRQNHAIRGVLSANDIARRLKLAVDVSTPNSFASIFKVIANTQQPAVLQTPQPHF
- a CDS encoding precorrin-2 dehydrogenase/sirohydrochlorin ferrochelatase family protein; translated protein: MQYFPLFVDTQGLQVLLVGAGEVATRKLDLLSRTDANIHVIAPVVASDIEKYHSQGRIQLSRREVCSDDIANVDIIYLATADEQLNMDFAELATERGIWVNVVDNPKFCRFITPSIVDRGRLVVAISTAGAAPVFARTIRSRLETMLPPSLAPLFDFVASKREEVQHKLLASKDRRLFWERFFTINQDKFDRLTEQHYLDAFDNLSVKGDITLLIEDTPAHLLPIAAMPLLQTLDVVYSDNPLDGEINELLRRDASREIVPLLSDITQQYEHGSRILIVSSLAKISQFGAHFPMAKHLRPGAI
- a CDS encoding S8 family serine peptidase translates to MKKHKNPAVVLSMTALALAISTQVNAAPTPFQLSATNQQIEQQSPLPKRYIVKFRNDNAAQTFSSSSAIQNIDVESETNSMSYEPRSNEIFSQFRALNSVKAREMKRVGRSNSYSVKLDSPSIKALRLRQDVEYVEEDLPRRLLAETTPWGQTFVGATVLSDSQAGNRTICIIDSGYDRSHNDLNANNVTGTNNSGTGNWYQPGNNNAHGTHVAGTIAAIANNEGVVGVMPNQNANIHVVKVFNEAGWGYSSSLVAAIDTCVNSGGANVVTMSLGGSGSTTTERNALNTHYNNGVLLIAAAGNAGDSSYSYPASYDSVMSVAAVDSNLDHAAFSQYTDQVEISGPGEAILSTVTVGEGRLADITIGGQSYFNNGVVPHNRLTTSGTSYAPAPINASATGTLAECTVNGTRFSCGSMANKICLVERVGNQGSSYPEINAAKACKTAGAKGIIVYSNTALPGLQNPFLVDANSEITVPSMSVDRATGLALKAKLGQSTTVSNQGNRDYEYYNGTSMATPHVSGVATLVWSYHPECSASQVRAALNATADDLSIAGRDNQTGFGMVNATAAKAYLDESCTGPTDPGTGSGDSVLEKGVVKTGLAGVKSDELYFSLDVPAGAKDLSFTMSGGTGDADLYVQYGASPTSSSYDCRPWKSGNAESCPIATPQSGTYYVMVQGYSAFNSVNLVANYSASSTSGGNTGGPASYSNTGNYTIPDNNTSGITSPITVSRTGDSATVSVSIGIIHTYIGDLKIQLVSPTGQTVVLHNNTGGGTDNLTKTYTANMTGVESSGVWTLKAVDNARQDTGYIDTWSLSFQ
- a CDS encoding YgaP family membrane protein, with the translated sequence MSLERSIIAFGGFMVLLSIVLTATVSPHFVWLTVFVGANLFQSAFTGFCPAAMVMKKLGIKTAAEIALSK
- a CDS encoding YaeQ family protein, with protein sequence MAAKATVFKVSLQIADMDRHYYADHQFTLAQHPSETDTRMMVRLLAFAINASETLVFSKGLCVDDEAELWDKSLSGEIDLWVEFGQADEKWLRKACGRSKQVILYTYGGRSVPIWWQQNQQAFARYDNLSVINFPEDAIKQLEVFVNRNMALQVSLSEGQVWFSDANNSVLIEPESLK